One genomic region from Halomicrobium zhouii encodes:
- a CDS encoding GNAT family N-acetyltransferase produces MPRNVTVREASANDVTAIQHVARATWHAAYGDVLSAPAIDEQVDEWYRDGVVADAVQSDDVVYLVASEDGDVVGFTSAGPSEQVSDDAEEDVAQLYTIYVAPDYWRDGIGSRLFDTVLGRLRQREFDAVRICVLEANDVGRAFYEAQGFPPVEEDTGTIAGEPVAEVVYAGTL; encoded by the coding sequence ATGCCCCGGAACGTCACAGTCCGCGAGGCGTCGGCGAACGACGTGACCGCCATCCAGCACGTCGCCCGCGCCACGTGGCACGCGGCCTACGGCGACGTGCTCAGCGCCCCGGCCATCGACGAGCAGGTCGACGAGTGGTACCGCGACGGCGTCGTCGCCGACGCCGTCCAGAGCGACGACGTGGTCTACCTGGTCGCGAGCGAGGACGGAGACGTGGTCGGGTTCACCTCAGCCGGCCCGAGCGAACAGGTATCCGACGACGCCGAGGAGGACGTCGCACAGCTGTACACCATCTACGTCGCGCCCGACTACTGGCGCGACGGGATCGGGAGCCGACTGTTCGACACGGTCCTCGGCCGCCTCCGACAGCGCGAGTTCGACGCCGTCCGCATCTGCGTCCTCGAAGCCAACGACGTCGGCCGCGCATTCTACGAGGCCCAGGGCTTCCCCCCGGTCGAAGAGGACACCGGCACCATCGCCGGCGAGCCCGTCGCAGAGGTCGTCTACGCGGGAACGCTCTGA
- a CDS encoding PQQ-binding-like beta-propeller repeat protein has protein sequence MPSSRRRFLERSGLVLSGLALAGASAESIVADTGRFDADTDESGAGSTHDWPMARYDPAGTGHQPAATGPKDGVEIAWAHDPPEWFRGTTSPVLLDGTIYAVGDGLLALDAETGAKRFGVPGPYRSTPARARASVYTTETLATTAPTGVFGLNAGGGVDVPLRERNVGIERWGGPRGPGGGLLGPGEPTTPVAAGGTVYVPIPGTNSVAAVDPNDGSVRWRQTHHADSPISGPYNRPAVADGAVFVTAWPHQATAYDAETGSQRWHREIDDQMVLPPVATDEGIVVPTRESVHLLDAGDGHTIWKRNLDANVTESAPAVADGTVFVVDELASIYALDLATGETLWTAPFDGKTSPVVADGVVYAVRSQFELVAVDAATGEKRFAYEPDQIPLSTLVVGDGVLYAANRERVIALREEG, from the coding sequence ATGCCCTCCAGCAGACGTCGCTTCCTCGAACGCTCCGGGCTCGTCCTCTCCGGACTCGCCCTTGCCGGGGCGTCAGCGGAATCTATCGTCGCCGACACCGGCAGGTTCGACGCCGACACCGATGAGTCCGGTGCCGGTTCCACACACGACTGGCCCATGGCCAGATACGACCCGGCGGGCACCGGCCACCAGCCGGCGGCGACCGGGCCGAAAGACGGCGTCGAGATCGCCTGGGCCCACGACCCACCGGAGTGGTTCCGCGGGACGACGTCACCGGTCCTGCTGGACGGGACCATCTACGCCGTCGGCGACGGGTTGCTCGCCCTCGACGCCGAGACGGGCGCGAAGCGATTCGGGGTTCCAGGCCCCTATCGCTCCACCCCGGCGCGAGCGCGCGCGTCCGTCTACACGACGGAGACGCTGGCGACGACGGCCCCGACCGGTGTCTTCGGGCTCAACGCCGGCGGCGGCGTCGACGTGCCCCTCCGGGAACGCAACGTCGGTATCGAACGCTGGGGCGGGCCACGGGGTCCCGGCGGTGGGCTCCTCGGTCCCGGCGAACCGACCACGCCCGTGGCGGCCGGCGGGACGGTGTACGTCCCGATCCCGGGGACGAACTCCGTGGCGGCGGTCGATCCGAACGACGGGTCGGTCCGCTGGCGCCAGACCCACCACGCGGACAGCCCGATAAGCGGCCCGTACAACAGGCCCGCCGTCGCCGACGGGGCAGTGTTCGTCACCGCCTGGCCCCACCAGGCCACCGCCTACGACGCCGAGACCGGCAGCCAGCGCTGGCACCGCGAGATCGACGACCAGATGGTCCTGCCACCGGTCGCGACGGACGAAGGGATCGTCGTCCCGACCCGCGAATCGGTCCACCTGCTCGACGCCGGTGATGGCCACACGATCTGGAAGCGAAATCTGGACGCGAACGTCACCGAGAGCGCGCCGGCGGTCGCCGACGGGACCGTCTTCGTCGTCGACGAACTGGCTTCGATCTACGCGCTCGACCTGGCGACCGGCGAGACGCTGTGGACGGCGCCGTTCGACGGGAAGACGTCGCCGGTCGTCGCCGACGGGGTCGTGTACGCGGTCCGGTCGCAGTTCGAACTGGTCGCCGTCGACGCCGCGACCGGTGAGAAGCGCTTCGCGTACGAACCCGATCAGATACCGCTCTCGACCCTGGTTGTCGGGGACGGCGTTCTCTACGCCGCCAACCGTGAGCGAGTAATTGCGCTGCGGGAGGAAGGATGA
- a CDS encoding LIM domain-containing protein yields the protein MELEEDATGRDRLARMLAAAGLTVAAAALFRRGKRITGALAGIGALALGYQATTDTLETEPTASPSRPATSSALVCAICGEPIVPGQARGPDENDDIVHVECREATAETAD from the coding sequence ATGGAACTCGAAGAGGACGCGACTGGCCGAGACCGCCTCGCTCGCATGCTCGCCGCCGCCGGCCTGACTGTCGCCGCCGCCGCGCTGTTCCGCCGCGGCAAGCGGATCACGGGCGCCCTCGCGGGCATCGGCGCGCTCGCGCTGGGGTACCAGGCGACGACCGACACGCTGGAGACGGAGCCGACGGCGAGTCCGTCGAGGCCCGCCACGAGCAGTGCCCTGGTGTGTGCGATCTGTGGCGAACCGATCGTCCCCGGTCAGGCCCGCGGCCCCGACGAGAACGACGACATCGTCCACGTCGAGTGTCGCGAAGCGACCGCGGAGACCGCCGACTGA
- a CDS encoding HalOD1 output domain-containing protein, with protein MSTPMDNSHTDRGIDVVIDASASDDDEFGTLVLTTIADELGTDPASLPPLRDSIDPDVLNSFFQAGGESAKALSFEYLCYDVVVTDDGVIELRTRA; from the coding sequence ATGAGCACGCCCATGGACAACTCACACACCGACCGTGGTATCGACGTCGTCATCGACGCCTCCGCGTCTGACGACGACGAGTTCGGGACGCTGGTCCTGACCACCATCGCGGACGAGCTCGGGACCGACCCAGCCTCGCTGCCGCCGCTACGAGACAGTATCGACCCCGACGTCCTGAACAGCTTCTTCCAGGCAGGCGGTGAGTCCGCGAAGGCGCTGTCCTTCGAGTACCTCTGTTACGACGTCGTCGTCACGGACGACGGCGTCATCGAGTTGCGAACCCGAGCGTAA
- a CDS encoding SOUL family heme-binding protein produces MVRTAAVALGVAGGVVAAAATWTLYQRFTTETVPYTVVGRVDDVELRRYPPAVVAETVADTRNDAFRRLFRYITGANEGSSTVAMTAPVAVSDRGTQVEMTSPVQVAERGREVPTTTPVETDANRDRDEVRMAFYLPPEYDLDTAPRPTDDDVDLRPVPERTLAVRRFSWRPTDRRVAAQRRRLLETLDHARIPTTGDPFSMGYDAPWTLPFLRRNEVAVAIEANGG; encoded by the coding sequence ATGGTTCGAACAGCAGCCGTCGCGCTGGGTGTCGCCGGCGGAGTCGTCGCTGCCGCCGCCACCTGGACGCTCTACCAGCGGTTCACGACCGAAACGGTTCCGTACACGGTCGTCGGCCGCGTCGACGACGTCGAACTCCGGCGCTACCCGCCCGCTGTCGTCGCCGAAACGGTGGCTGACACCAGGAACGACGCGTTCCGCCGCCTGTTCCGGTACATCACCGGTGCCAACGAGGGCAGTTCGACCGTCGCGATGACGGCACCGGTCGCCGTTTCGGACCGGGGCACGCAGGTCGAGATGACCAGTCCCGTTCAGGTGGCAGAACGGGGGCGGGAGGTCCCGACGACGACGCCCGTCGAAACCGATGCGAACCGGGACCGGGACGAGGTCCGAATGGCGTTCTACCTTCCCCCCGAGTACGACCTCGACACCGCACCGAGGCCGACCGACGACGACGTCGATCTTCGTCCCGTTCCGGAGCGAACGCTCGCTGTCCGTCGATTCTCCTGGCGGCCAACCGACCGCCGCGTCGCTGCCCAGCGCCGACGCCTCCTCGAAACACTCGACCACGCACGGATCCCCACCACGGGCGACCCGTTTTCGATGGGATACGACGCTCCCTGGACGCTTCCGTTCCTCCGGCGCAACGAGGTCGCCGTCGCGATCGAAGCGAACGGGGGGTGA
- a CDS encoding long-chain-fatty-acid--CoA ligase produces MHKPLLVTDFLDRARRHYGEEEAVVATTGERFTYDEFGDRVDRFSAVLRDRGVEKGDRVAVLDPNTHYHLEAAYGSMQLGAVHTPLNYRLTSEDFAYILEDAGVDAIYADHAYAEKIEAIREDVPTSTFVTNDADAVDGEWEAFDEIIEGVDPDVERPEMSEDDVITINYTSGTTGDPKGVMRTHRTETLHAYLVSIHQEIADDDVYLWTLPMFHVNGWGHIYAVTGMGATHVCSRGVDAGWIFDTVVEEDVSYLCGAPTVLNRLVDHYDTEDPATTGANDVRIATAGSAPPEATIRTVEEEFGWYLTHVYGATETGPLITTSDARRHFDDDSADRFAIKKRQGLGYLGTDVRVVDEDGEDVPRDDATIGEVVVRGNQVMEGYWNKPEATEAAFSERIEGYYHTGDLATVDEHGMIAIQDRKKDIIISGGENISSIELEDALFDHEAVSDVAVVPAPSDEWGETPQAFVVPDDDVDDPDALESDLVEYTREALASYKAVRSVTFVEALPTTATGKVQKYELRAELWEDEDRMVGQG; encoded by the coding sequence ATGCACAAACCACTGCTCGTAACGGACTTCCTGGACCGGGCCCGGCGCCACTACGGCGAGGAGGAGGCCGTCGTCGCGACGACGGGGGAACGGTTCACCTACGACGAGTTCGGCGACCGGGTCGACCGGTTCTCGGCGGTGCTACGCGACCGCGGCGTCGAGAAGGGGGATCGGGTGGCCGTGCTCGACCCCAACACCCACTACCACCTGGAGGCCGCCTACGGGTCGATGCAGCTCGGCGCGGTCCACACGCCGCTCAACTACCGACTGACGTCGGAGGACTTCGCGTACATCCTCGAGGACGCCGGCGTGGACGCCATCTACGCCGACCACGCGTACGCCGAGAAGATCGAGGCGATCCGCGAGGACGTCCCGACGTCGACGTTCGTAACGAACGACGCCGACGCGGTCGACGGTGAGTGGGAGGCGTTCGACGAGATCATCGAGGGCGTCGACCCCGACGTCGAACGGCCGGAGATGTCCGAGGACGACGTCATCACGATCAACTACACCTCGGGGACGACCGGCGACCCGAAGGGAGTGATGCGGACCCACCGGACCGAGACGCTCCACGCCTACCTGGTCTCGATCCACCAGGAGATCGCCGACGACGACGTCTACCTGTGGACGCTGCCGATGTTCCACGTCAACGGGTGGGGCCACATCTACGCCGTCACCGGGATGGGCGCGACCCACGTCTGTAGCCGCGGCGTCGACGCGGGGTGGATCTTCGACACCGTCGTCGAAGAGGACGTCTCGTACCTCTGTGGCGCGCCGACGGTGCTGAACAGGCTGGTCGACCACTACGATACGGAGGACCCCGCGACGACCGGCGCCAACGACGTGCGCATCGCGACGGCCGGTAGCGCGCCCCCCGAGGCGACCATCCGGACGGTCGAGGAGGAGTTCGGCTGGTACCTCACGCACGTCTACGGCGCCACGGAGACGGGGCCGCTCATCACCACCTCCGACGCCCGGCGACACTTCGACGACGACAGCGCCGACCGGTTCGCGATCAAGAAACGACAGGGGCTGGGCTACCTCGGCACGGACGTCCGCGTCGTCGACGAGGACGGCGAGGACGTCCCGCGGGACGACGCGACCATCGGCGAGGTGGTCGTCCGCGGCAACCAGGTGATGGAGGGGTACTGGAACAAGCCCGAGGCGACCGAGGCGGCGTTCTCTGAACGGATCGAGGGGTACTACCACACGGGCGACCTGGCTACGGTCGACGAGCACGGGATGATCGCCATCCAGGACCGGAAGAAGGACATCATCATCTCCGGCGGCGAGAACATCTCCTCCATCGAACTGGAGGACGCGCTGTTCGACCACGAGGCCGTCTCCGACGTCGCAGTCGTCCCCGCCCCGAGCGACGAGTGGGGCGAGACGCCGCAGGCCTTCGTCGTCCCCGACGACGACGTCGACGACCCGGACGCCCTCGAGTCGGACCTGGTAGAGTACACGCGCGAGGCGCTCGCGAGCTACAAGGCCGTCAGGAGCGTCACGTTCGTCGAGGCGCTCCCGACGACGGCGACGGGGAAGGTCCAGAAGTACGAACTCCGCGCCGAGCTGTGGGAGGACGAGGACCGGATGGTCGGACAGGGATAG
- a CDS encoding SMP-30/gluconolactonase/LRE family protein, translating into MTRLTRRTALKGVGAGLALSVTAGTATATFDRDDAGSSAVETVVEIPGDPVPENLAIARDGTLYFGLTRGEVRKITPEQTQATGLGLDDTERVARLPGSAVGVELVAGDALYVASQADAGDGVWRVPVDGGDPELFAAVGGFPNDVLHDPFHDRLLVTDSFGGAVYEIPLDADDPETAASLWSDDDRLATDSFGANGLTFGRGAVYVAVTRGTNDAGDDVGRVVRLPLTRGGDAGEASTYLESETIYGADGVTSFGPHLYLAANGRNEVVRIDPGRNVTVLADGDDGLVFPSDVVLGRTRRQRGDLFICNFANETPEEGAILRTRLQPGNR; encoded by the coding sequence ATGACGCGACTTACCAGGCGAACGGCACTGAAGGGGGTCGGAGCGGGACTCGCGCTCTCGGTCACGGCCGGCACGGCGACGGCGACGTTCGATCGCGACGACGCGGGTTCGAGCGCCGTCGAGACGGTCGTCGAGATTCCCGGCGACCCGGTTCCGGAGAACCTCGCTATCGCCCGGGACGGGACGCTGTACTTCGGTCTCACCCGCGGCGAGGTCCGGAAAATCACCCCGGAACAGACCCAGGCGACCGGCCTCGGGCTCGACGACACCGAACGGGTCGCGAGGCTCCCCGGGAGCGCCGTCGGCGTCGAACTCGTCGCCGGCGACGCGCTCTACGTGGCCTCGCAGGCCGACGCGGGTGACGGCGTCTGGCGGGTACCGGTCGACGGCGGCGATCCGGAGCTGTTCGCCGCCGTCGGCGGGTTCCCCAACGACGTCCTCCACGACCCGTTCCACGACCGACTTCTCGTCACCGACTCGTTCGGCGGCGCGGTGTACGAGATTCCGCTGGACGCTGACGACCCCGAGACGGCGGCCTCGCTGTGGAGCGACGACGACCGGCTGGCCACCGACAGTTTCGGCGCGAACGGCCTCACCTTCGGGAGGGGAGCCGTCTACGTCGCCGTGACGCGCGGGACGAACGACGCCGGGGACGACGTTGGCCGCGTCGTTCGCCTCCCACTCACCCGCGGCGGCGATGCCGGGGAGGCGTCCACCTACCTGGAGAGCGAGACCATCTACGGCGCCGACGGCGTCACCAGCTTCGGCCCACACCTGTACCTCGCCGCAAACGGTCGCAACGAGGTCGTTCGAATCGACCCGGGCAGGAACGTCACCGTCCTCGCCGACGGGGACGACGGCCTCGTCTTCCCGTCCGACGTCGTCCTCGGCCGGACGCGCCGGCAGCGGGGCGACCTGTTCATCTGTAACTTCGCCAACGAGACGCCCGAAGAGGGCGCCATCCTCCGGACGCGACTCCAGCCGGGGAACCGTTAG
- a CDS encoding COG1361 family protein yields the protein MTGSKPGRETSRRASTTLVALGLVVTVLVIGGMLALGQGPLGGAGDAQTTPAQTTEHGEAAASDDDSSGGGERPFTIDVQKIENCGKTCRDVTVSLTNNGGNPRENISVTTTVYAGQDSVWQGEAAIGTLASDESTRRTEQIDVGYVGGAKIERNGGTVTIETVVHWDGGEATYREQKQVS from the coding sequence ATGACAGGATCGAAACCGGGTCGGGAGACGTCACGCAGAGCGAGTACGACGCTCGTGGCGCTGGGCCTCGTCGTCACCGTCCTGGTCATCGGGGGAATGCTCGCGCTCGGCCAGGGACCGCTCGGGGGGGCAGGTGACGCTCAGACGACGCCGGCGCAGACGACGGAACACGGCGAGGCGGCAGCAAGCGACGATGACTCGTCAGGCGGGGGCGAGCGACCGTTCACGATCGACGTACAGAAGATCGAGAACTGCGGGAAGACCTGTCGTGACGTGACTGTCTCGCTCACGAACAACGGCGGGAATCCACGGGAGAACATCTCGGTCACGACGACCGTGTACGCGGGTCAGGACAGCGTCTGGCAGGGTGAGGCGGCGATCGGGACGCTCGCGTCGGACGAGTCGACGAGGCGGACCGAGCAGATAGACGTCGGGTACGTGGGCGGTGCGAAGATCGAGCGGAACGGCGGCACCGTGACCATCGAGACCGTGGTCCACTGGGACGGAGGGGAAGCGACGTACAGGGAGCAGAAACAGGTCTCCTGA
- a CDS encoding DUF4397 domain-containing protein produces MVESNVTRRRVLQGAGAIGVASLGSTVISAQEGGGGGDQGAAIRVAHLSPDAPNVDVRLTSQDGGAAAGVGNETAGNDTGMGGENETNETGGGAGDGETEISGLGFRDVSSYTEVDPGTYQVEIVPASGGIQGFIEDIFGGGDGEETVLFEGEVDVEEGTTYTVVAFGEVARGPIPAEAGGMEGAAAGNETGGVGGTETDGVGTNETDATGLNETGGNETGGAGTNETDGTGAGGATAGGEALVEELAFGQSQTLELDAGEYTLAFEAVSAGGAEDVLGGTEDDTGGVNETDGVGLNETDGTETDGVAGDTETGQESNRGFQVQVLEDDVSDPGEGTARVRVFHAVPDVDAVSISQVSDGGTPTGGGAGGNETDGGVAGTETGAGNESDGMGGAGAGQNETGGAGANETDVGAGGGAAQQPGVRRATVSLDGNTVYSGFATGYFDTQAAATAGGQGAGNETVGDNETVGDNATGVGNETGVGNETGNATAGGDGEQVAEDASDAEFELVTVETAQDGERADGGTDGIFDLAPPAGD; encoded by the coding sequence ATGGTAGAATCCAACGTGACACGACGGCGAGTGCTACAGGGAGCCGGCGCGATCGGCGTCGCGAGCCTCGGGAGTACGGTCATCTCGGCACAGGAAGGCGGCGGAGGCGGCGACCAGGGCGCCGCCATCCGGGTCGCGCACCTCTCTCCCGACGCACCGAACGTCGACGTCCGGCTGACCAGCCAGGACGGCGGCGCCGCGGCGGGCGTCGGGAACGAGACGGCGGGCAACGACACCGGCATGGGCGGCGAGAACGAGACCAACGAGACCGGTGGCGGGGCCGGCGACGGCGAGACCGAAATCAGCGGCCTCGGGTTCCGGGACGTGAGCAGTTACACCGAGGTCGATCCGGGGACCTACCAGGTCGAGATCGTCCCCGCCTCCGGTGGTATCCAGGGGTTCATCGAGGACATCTTCGGCGGCGGCGACGGCGAGGAGACGGTGCTGTTCGAGGGCGAAGTCGACGTCGAGGAGGGGACGACCTACACCGTCGTCGCCTTCGGGGAAGTCGCCCGCGGCCCCATCCCGGCGGAAGCCGGTGGTATGGAGGGCGCCGCGGCCGGGAACGAGACCGGCGGGGTCGGTGGCACCGAGACAGACGGCGTGGGGACGAACGAGACCGACGCCACCGGCCTGAACGAGACCGGCGGCAACGAAACGGGCGGCGCCGGCACGAACGAGACGGACGGTACCGGGGCCGGCGGTGCGACAGCCGGTGGCGAGGCGCTGGTCGAGGAACTCGCCTTCGGCCAGTCGCAGACGCTCGAACTGGATGCAGGCGAATACACGCTCGCGTTCGAGGCGGTGAGCGCTGGCGGGGCCGAGGACGTTCTCGGCGGGACCGAAGACGACACCGGCGGCGTCAACGAGACGGACGGCGTGGGTCTGAACGAGACGGACGGGACCGAAACCGACGGCGTCGCCGGCGACACCGAAACCGGTCAGGAGTCGAACCGCGGCTTCCAGGTCCAGGTCCTCGAAGACGACGTCAGCGACCCGGGCGAGGGGACCGCCCGCGTGCGCGTCTTCCACGCCGTTCCCGACGTCGACGCGGTGAGCATCTCCCAGGTGTCCGACGGCGGGACTCCCACCGGTGGCGGTGCCGGCGGGAACGAGACCGACGGCGGCGTCGCCGGCACCGAAACAGGCGCTGGCAACGAGTCCGACGGCATGGGTGGCGCCGGCGCGGGCCAGAACGAGACCGGCGGTGCTGGCGCGAACGAGACCGACGTCGGTGCCGGTGGCGGCGCGGCCCAGCAACCGGGCGTTCGTCGTGCTACCGTCTCGCTCGATGGCAACACGGTCTACAGTGGCTTCGCGACGGGGTACTTCGACACGCAGGCCGCCGCCACCGCCGGCGGCCAGGGCGCGGGCAACGAGACGGTCGGCGACAACGAGACCGTCGGGGACAACGCCACCGGCGTCGGAAACGAGACCGGCGTCGGGAACGAGACCGGCAACGCGACCGCCGGTGGCGACGGCGAACAGGTCGCCGAAGACGCCTCCGACGCGGAGTTCGAACTCGTCACCGTCGAGACGGCACAGGACGGCGAACGCGCCGACGGCGGCACGGACGGCATCTTCGACCTGGCGCCGCCGGCCGGCGACTAG